tttggtacttTTTGCTTGTTTGATTGTATTGATACTGAAACTAAACTAAAACAAATTGCGACAGTGAGCATTTTTACTCGGATGCATCGGAGCTCAGATGACAAATCGTTCGTTTAAACAACAGGATaaggcagaaaaaaaattaaatatttatactacACCAAACTCATTCTACGATACAAGACTCACGCCAGGAGCAGACGTCATTTACATAAAAGATTAGTAATCGTGCAGGACCAGTCTGCTGGAACATCAGCGCTTAcaatatggaaaaattaagGTTTGAAAGATACTTCAGAGCTTGCGACAGCATGTATGAATATTccaaataatgaattaataataaatagaaaattttagaatagATCTAGTTGTACCATCAAACAAACAAGGAAATTATACAGCAAAACTATAACAGAGCAATAAGACACCTGGGAAGAATACAATAACAGTGAACATTTACTACAAGCATTTAtgcattttgataaaataaagtaataaaaaatgatagcaTCCCTATAATATAACATGTAGCAAAAAGCCCGCATCACAAAATACTTGTACCTAACGACTCCggaaaaatactaaattactAATCGAGATAAGATAGATCTTTACCATTGAAACATGACATAGACTTCTACTGTCTAGATAAAAAGCTATTGTGAATAGACCTTAGAGACAAACACACAAATAAGATCAAactaagataaaaaaagaaaaatacgCAAGAATCAGAACGGGGATGCggcttaataaaaaaatataatatgataGCCAAAAGATCAAACTtcaaaaaacaatataaatagtataaataataaattctcatTTATCCACACAAACTACATCCCTACCCTCCCACGCACCGCTGCCGCATTAGCTCataagtgaaaattaaaaatagaaaagtagCTAATAGTTttcaacaattcaaatttttaatagagacataaataaagataaagttatatttatgagaataaaataataatgtaataaataaccAGCGTCAAAATAAAGAAGAGAAACGAGAAGCAGACATACTGCTATGATCCCAATATGTGATTGATTCCCGGCGCTCTCATTTTTGATATACCTTTCTCTTACTTGATCtcatttatataagaattgaATCAAAGTGAAATGTACCAATGACCATTTACCTTGGATATATATAACGGGGGCGTAGCTCAGATGGTAGAGCGCTCGCTTAGCATGCGAGAGGTACCGGGATCGATACCCGGCGCCTCCAGTTATCTTTTTTTCACCTTTCGCTCACTTGATcttatttatacttaaactGAATCTCAGTGAAATGTACCATTGACCATTACCTCAGTATTAGTACCAAGGGGGGCGTAGCTCAGATGGTAGAGCGCTCGCTTAGCATGCGAGAGGTACCGGGATCGATACCCGGCGCCTCCAGATCTCTTTTTTTCTCCTTTCGCTCACTTGATcttatttatacttaaactAAATCTcagtgaaatttattaatcaccaTTTACCTCAGAAATAGTATCAAGGGGGGCGTAGCTCAGATGGTAGAGCGCTCGCTTAGCATGCGAGAGGTACCGGGATCGATACCCGGCGCCTCCAAAtagattttttcttataaaaattaaataaataagtttttttcttttttttttttttgcttgcaTGAAACAATTACCTGGTAGTAACTTGAAGGATTAGAAGGCGGCGGAACATTCGGATCAACTAATTCCATATTATGTAGCCACGGTAGTAAATATTGGAGCAACAGTTGTCGCACTTCACGTCTGGCAGTTTGGAATCTGTGAGTTATCTCTGTAACagcaaagtaaaattttaaaatgatggATAGATGGGTGGATAAGTAAAGAGTaagtatatacattttatatatatatatatatatataaatgtagatATGGTATGCATACGACACGTGTGGGAGACACTAAGGGAGGGATGAAAATAGAGTGTTACGTATAGATAAAAAGAAGGAAAGAATATCGCTGATGTAAGTAAGTTAGGATAGAGGCCTGGCCGAGTTGAACGTGTGTAGGTCGGAGCTTTTAAGTTCGTTGGACTGATTGAAAACCGTCAGCTAACGTTGATGGAGTATGAGTAACCAAAGAGGTCGAGGTGTTTCGCCAATAAACCCCAATGCCCGACAGATGTTTTGAGTGCAATTACGATTATTCCATCAACCGCGAATGGATAACGtatgattaaacaaaataataaaaaaaaaactttcatttcttgtttttttttcaataacgcACGATAAAGAGTGAATTATGATTAAGTGGTTGATGGAAACTGCCTGAgtgtaaaagaaaatttaataatgtatgAATAGTTGTGTTGGCTGAAGATGTATAAGAAGAGCAGGGGCAGCAAAAGGCCTCGTTATTTATGTATGTGAAAATTTTCACTGTTTGGATTCTAAAAGTAGAGTTCGCTCATACATTCGATTTTAGAATTAACGTTTTGCGAGCTAGTTAGTTTGTTAGTAAATATACTTGTACTTTTAGATAATAATACGCAAGATGAGAATTTTATGGGAGTTAGTAGTATAATTTCTCATTAAATGCGCCGTCAGTATCGACGTGCTTAAGCTCTTGTCACAGAAACCTGGATTTCATATTGACAGCTATCTGTAACTGTCCACGTCTGTGCAAAGCTAATATCACTTTGTGctgatatacatatacatatttatatgtttaatcatatttattcatatactgTTGTTACGCCTTCGATGTTAATtggtttcataattttttaaattttaattgggaCACAAgctcataatattataatacaatatcgattgatttaattttaattagcctCTACTAGAGTtagtctaataattttaaacgataaattaaaaaaaaaatattttagaaaaatgcacctatagatttttaaattttctacttgtgcatatttttagttctttttttttttaattaaattgttgaaaaaaaggtcatcaattttattttaataacttcccAGTGTATGTTCAATTAggaatcatatatatatataattttaatcatttaatctAGTATATTagtttgattataattaaataaaaaaattgattaccGCTAAACATCGGCATTGTGAGCTCGGGATGAAGTTGAGCGAGTTGCCTTGATAAATACATTTGGTTTCGACAATATGATGCTGTGAGCAGAGCATCAAGTGTACCAGCTTTTATTGGTACATTTGATCCAAATGATGATATGGCTCCAGGCATTACACCGCCGCTGATCAACGAATTTACTGGGCATTCTTCTTGATctaaaacgaaaataaaaaaaaaaataaataaatatttaatgcgattaattttttttttcttataaaattcattattgcCGTTTTTTTAAAGTCTGATTAAGATAAAACGCGtggattaaaaattcatgtaaataaattataaatttgatgaaaGATATAATGTTGAGATAggaaaagtatttattatttttataaatagaagttgaaaacattaaattgTACGATGGATATAAGCGCAAGTTGAGGTCCTGTGGCGCGCAGAAGCCGGAAGCTTCGCGGGCTTTATCAAGCTCATATTATATCAGAGTGCTAGCAGAATTAGTTGTAACGCCGACACAGAGAAAGCTTCTTCTATTTTTTCTCATGTGCTCATTAATTTCAAGTTATTTCACACTCTTGTCATCGAAATTTAAAAGCTCATACTTGATCCGTAAATCGATAGTTATTCGTGCTGTTTTTTCTTTGTGCTGTGAGTTCTCGgccacttaaaaattaatcaacgtAAAAAGGCCCAAGTGATTtactttactattattataattgttgttattaaaCAGACAAGTGTTTGTGTACAACTTTTGAAGATATATTAAAACTGGTATTTAAGAAGccttgaaaacaatttttggcGTAACTCCCAAGTAATCTTTAAAAAGTCTGTTATAATACACGTGGACGAATCATAACACGATGAAGATACATTTCTTTTGGCGcttattaagaatttaaatatcaccACTATTGAATaagtaataaagtaataaagttACAATGGAGCCGAATGAAACCTCGCAATTGAATGATTGGGCAGAAGCGACAATGACTGGTGTCCAAATGTACTACACACCAGTGCTGGTCTCACTGGGAACTCTAGGCAATGGTCTGTCTGTTTACGTTTTTTTCGGCACAAAAATGCGCCGGGTGTCATCGAGCTGGTATCTGTCAGCTTTGGTGATAAGTGACACAGGTTTCCTGATATCTCTTCTTGTAGCCTGGCTGAATATGGTAGGAGTCGGGCTATTTAATCGTCCAGGTTACTGTCAGTTTTTTGTCTATCTCCCGACACTGTGCAGTTTTTTGAGTGTATGGTTCGTCGTTTCATTCACGATAGAACGTTTCGTTGCCGTGCGCTATCCGCTACGTAGACAGTCAATGTGTACAGTCGCACGAGCTAAAAGtatattaatgatattgaCATTGGTCGGATTAATTTTATGCAGTCCGGTGCTCTGGTTCACAAGACCACGAGccactaataaaaaattaaatgccaCAGTATGTTTACTAGCTGAGGAATGGGCAGACTGGGCACGTGTTTTCAATATCGCTGATACTATTCTAACATTTGTATTACCATTCACTGTTATTGTTGTGCTTAATGGACTAATTGTTAAAACTGTTTGGCGACTAGCTCGAGTGCGTAGAACACTCACTACGTCGACGACGACGATGAcaaatttttcgtttaataaaaataaaacgtcgcagcaaaaatataatcaatcaTCCGGTACATCGCAGAGTAAAGTTACAAATATGCTGTTGGTTGtttcgagtttttttttatgttttaatttacCAGCTTACGTCATGAGAGTAAGAGCATTTCTTGAGGTAAGCCAATAAGTACACAGGATaatctattttaattaaaagtgtcgataaataatagtaaaccctttttatcaatagaacttgacataaaaatacattttagatatttacttaataaacgCATTATTGGTTCCAGacacacaaatatataaagtcATAATTGagtttaatgattttttttttattcttaatctcttcgattctttttttttcttcttctcaataaataaaaatttaatttttaatgggatcaatatatatatacagtttaTACCAATttatgtcatatatttttatgagcttcCGTGAGTTTTTATTGCAGGGTCAAAATTATGTGGTCagaacaaatatttaagtcAAAGTTTCCTTTATTTACTCGGGAGTAAAGTATATGTGTTTATATATACTAATGTCAGTACTTATTTTTAGGAAGACGATGAACCACCACGAGCAATTGTAATCACACAgcatatatgtaacttattATTTGATACGAACTTTGGAATTAACTTCGTATTATATTGCGCTAGTGGACAAAATTTTCGCAAAGCTGTTGTTGCGATTATCTTGCGTCGTAAAAAGCGATGGAATTCCGGCACGAGGATTTCAAATCacggtaataaaaaaaatttatatgttataCTCAAATATCTTAagcttttataaatatatacattaataaatcacttggaacttttatttattaagtattgagtgatgttaataatttacgatctaaatattttgaatttaaaatattttcatgtaagcaaattaaatatttcttattttatttaactgaatTACAGCTTCCGAGTCACGGAAGTCATTGAGCGAATCAATGGCTCGCCAACGCACGATTGTGTACGAAGTACCTTGGACTGAAGAGTACGAGCTGCAAAGTTTTTCCAGAGATACGTCGCGGAAAACGAAATTCAAAGACCACCGAAATTCAAATGAAGATCAGTAAcgaaattgttaataaatattttactcacTCGTTTCAAGCTCAGCCGTAGGAAGAGGTCTTACGTTGCCAAAAAACCTTTGGTCGAGAAGCTGAAGAAGCTGGAGGGCCGCATCTTGCACTGGTGCGCGTGGGCAGCCTGTGTTCATCAGACTGACGTTTATCACGCTCGTGTAATGATCGCAAGGATATTctctaaacaaaaaattaaaataaaagaaaagaaaattatgtaatcgctatttattatttcttcgcGTAATTGCATTTGAATTAACccatttaagaaaattaaaacaagCTATTACGTTTTATTAAAACGCTCAGTAAAAACGAGCGTAATTGTGAATCagattaataagtaattagttCTGTTACGTGACGTAATAActtaattgttataataaataatcaggATAATGAAATTGCTGTGTTTTATAGATTAAGTAACTTGTTAAAGTTATTGTTCGATAAATgtgattgtaataaattacctCGCGCTAAATATTGCCGCTAAAGCAAGGAAACAACCGTCAGCAACCTGGGGAAGTCCTGTGTAGCATCGATCTACCACCCAATCGAGTAGTGTTCCAATATCAGGATTCCCTTCCAATAATAAAACGACAGTTTCACGTGCAAGAGTgtaaatctttaaataaatttttattattattatggagactattaataataatttataataaactgtaaaaataatgaagaaaccTTTTCATCTTTACTGGCGAGTAATAGATCAAGCCACTGATACAATATAGCACCTTCTTCAGACAGCGATTGAGGATTAAAGCAGGATCCGCAACACAGAAGACTGCTCATAGCTTGCAAAGCTGATAACTGTAATTCTGAGCACGATTTATCTTCGTCAAAAGATGAAGACATATTAGTCAGTGGTTTACCGTATGGACCGGACCAAGTTGCGAATAATGTGAATAAATTCCGACGTAAATCTCGTTTCAAAAGTAAATGACACGCTTCAacttaagtaataataataattatttattaatttaatattactattcatttattatttttttgtatgaa
This genomic window from Microplitis demolitor isolate Queensland-Clemson2020A chromosome 6, iyMicDemo2.1a, whole genome shotgun sequence contains:
- the LOC103577359 gene encoding thyrotropin-releasing hormone receptor, whose translation is MEPNETSQLNDWAEATMTGVQMYYTPVLVSLGTLGNGLSVYVFFGTKMRRVSSSWYLSALVISDTGFLISLLVAWLNMVGVGLFNRPGYCQFFVYLPTLCSFLSVWFVVSFTIERFVAVRYPLRRQSMCTVARAKSILMILTLVGLILCSPVLWFTRPRATNKKLNATVCLLAEEWADWARVFNIADTILTFVLPFTVIVVLNGLIVKTVWRLARVRRTLTTSTTTMTNFSFNKNKTSQQKYNQSSGTSQSKVTNMLLVVSSFFLCFNLPAYVMRVRAFLEEDDEPPRAIVITQHICNLLFDTNFGINFVLYCASGQNFRKAVVAIILRRKKRWNSGTRISNHASESRKSLSESMARQRTIVYEVPWTEEYELQSFSRDTSRKTKFKDHRNSNEDQ